In one Gossypium hirsutum isolate 1008001.06 chromosome D09, Gossypium_hirsutum_v2.1, whole genome shotgun sequence genomic region, the following are encoded:
- the LOC107892708 gene encoding uncharacterized protein — protein sequence MGVVKFDDSLNAENLLPNHADKGVNMMSKSMGEKVKNDIGEVKTPLKQVWKEMVKRGQVISDFEEGDGIENYCEFHHERGHAIQKCKGFRALVQSMMNNKEMKFYKEVEGERSICASESATKTSKMNHPVVIISHPKNNEARVQVTPKFVIHKPSNFSYKDSKMVPWNYGCNVIIPGKEVERSHERSSYTRNGKRYDTQAELPREKNLMVEQRKGKVVEVEPLVNEPIKEEEAKGFVKFLKHSEYSVVEQLYKQPACISVLALLLSSEVHRSALIKVLNETYMADDISVNKLDRLVNNISADNFIFFNDDEIPSGGRGSTKALHITTRCKGYTLPGVLIDNGSALNVLPLSTLNRLPMDSSHMKTCQNIVRAFDGTERRVIGRIEIPLMIGPTTYEVDFLVIDIKPSYNCLLGRPWIHSAGAVSSSLHQKVKLVSEGRLITISAEEDTVATVTGDAPYVETNDEAVDYSFRSLEFVNTMFITEGSRLPVLKISKTTEMGLQLMVGRGALSGKGLGKHLQGRIEAPMLKEKFDSFG from the coding sequence atgggtgttgtcaaatttgatgactcacTTAACGCAGAAAATTTGTTACCTAATCATGCTGATAAGGGAGTGAACATGATGAGCAAAAGTATGGGAGAAAAAGTCAAGAATGACATTggtgaagtaaaaactccattgaaacagGTTTGGAAAGAGATGGTGAAAAGAGGGCAAGTTATTTCAGATTTTGAGGAAGGGGATGGGATTGAAAACTATTGTGAATTCCACCATGAAAGAGGACATGCAATTCAAAAATGCAAAGGATTCAGGGCtctggttcaaagcatgatgaaTAACAAAGAAATGAAGTTTTATAAAGAAGTAGAAGGAGAAAGAAGCATATGTGCATCAGAGTCAGCAACAAAGACTTCAAAAAtgaatcatcctgtggtcattatttCACACCCTAAGAATAATGAGGCTAGGGTTCAGGTAACACCAAAATTTGTAATCCATAAGCCGTCAAATTTCTCATATAAGGATAGTAAAATGGTCCCGTGGAATTATGGATGTAATGTGATAATCCCGGGGAAAGAAGTTGAGAGAAGTCATGAAAGGAGTTCTTATACGCGCAATGGGAAGCGATATGACACTCAAGCAGAATTGCCAAGAGAAAAGAATTTGATGgtagaacagaggaaagggaaggtAGTGGAAGTTGAACCGTTAgttaatgaaccaataaaagaagaagaagcaaaggGGTTcgtgaagtttttgaaacacagcgaatacagtgttgtggagcaactgtaTAAACAGCCAGCCTgtatttctgtattagctttgcTCCTAAGCTCAGAAGTACATCGAAGTGCACTGATAAAAGTACTAAATGAAACATATATGGCTGATGATATTTCAGTCAATAAGCTAGATCGTTTGGTTAACAACataagtgctgacaattttatcttctttaatgatgatgaaataccgtctGGAGGAAGGGGTTCTACTAAAGCTCTGCATATTACTacccgatgcaaagggtacacattGCCAGGGGTACtgattgataatggatctgcactgaaTGTGTTGCCTTTATCTACTCTTAATCGACTACCGATGGACAGTTCACACATGAAAACATGCCAGaacatagtaagggcatttgatggaacagaaAGGAGGGTTATTGGGAGAATTGAAATACCGTTAATGATTGGCCCAACTACTTATGAGGTGGACTTCTTGGTAATAGATATTAAGCCTTCCTACAActgtttattggggagaccatggatacactcagctGGGGCAGTATCTTCATCGCTGCATCAAAAGGTGAAGTTAGTGTCAGAGGGTCGATTGATAACAATAAGTGCGGAGGAGGATACTGTCGCGACGGTAACTGGTGATGCACCTTATGTAGAAACTAATGATGAGGCAGTGGACTATTCTTTTCGGTCCTTAGAATTTGTGAACACAATGTTTATTACTGAAGGAAGTAGACTCCCGGTACTGAAAATATCCAAGACTACAGAGATGGGGTTAcaattgatggtaggaagaggagccttgtcagggaaaggattgggaaaacaTCTTCAAGGAAGGATTGAAGCACCAATGCtaaaggaaaagtttgatagtttTGGCTAA
- the LOC121220748 gene encoding uncharacterized protein, whose protein sequence is MSEQWIMARIKQKGECKCIPWKNLRDLILVHPDGKKKVDVFALSIYGLVIFPMALGHVDEAVLDLFGQLDKGVTPVPVILGETFRSLNTCRRAGEGRFIEEDVEWGSPWLIPDRILYRCGSFDWVPLLGIWGAIAYAPLLVLRQYGSREFVLATHGLAQCEFSYRGDNYKKKVKEISQAWNQARRMKRLSVGSMMTPEYGEWQSKRVNENIPELNSEGARPTEEYLQVIPSELDIIKQDFERKNLELEKNIERLEEEKMHLRLDADVQKLEAEKLRKE, encoded by the exons ATGAGCGAGCAGTGGATCATGGCCAGGATCAAGCAGAAGGGTGAGTGTAAATGTATTCCATGGAAGAATTTGCGAGACTTGATTCTAGTGCATCCAGATGGGAAAAAGAAGGTTGATGTGTTTGCTCTGAGTATCTACGGGTTGGTGATCTTCCCTATGGCACTAGGGCATGTTGATGAGGCGGTTTTAGATCTTTTTGGCCAATTGGATAAAGGGGTTACGCCTGTTCCTGTGATTTTGGGTGAAACGTTTAGATCTTTGAACACATGTAGGCGAGCTGGCGAGGGCAGATTTATAG AGGAAGATGTGGAATGGGGATCTCCTTGGTTGATTCCTGACAGAATTCTCTACCGTTGCGGGAGCTTTGATTGGGTTCCGTTGCTGGGCATTTGGGGAGCCATTGCGTATGCGCCTTTGCTTGTACTAAGACAATACGGTTCAAGAGAGTTTGTGCTGGCAACGCATGGtttagctcagtgtgagttctcGTACCGAGGagataattacaagaagaaggtaaAAGAAATTTCTCAAGCTTGGAATCAGGCTCGTAGGATGAAAAGGCTATCTGTGGGCTCAATGATGACTCCTGAATATGGTGAGTGGCAAAGCAAGAGAGTTAATGAGAATATTCCAGAGTTAAATTCGGAAGGTGCTCGACCAACGGAAGAATACTTGCAAGTGATTCCATCGGAGTTGGATATtataaaacaagattttgaaagGAAGAATTTAGAGCTTGAAAAAAATATAGAGCGGTTGGAAGAGGAAAAGATGCATTTGAGGTTAGACGCTGACGTTCAAAAGTTAGAGGCTGAAAAGCTAAGGAAAGAATAA